In one Solanum lycopersicum chromosome 11, SLM_r2.1 genomic region, the following are encoded:
- the LOC101244729 gene encoding mitochondrial substrate carrier family protein isoform X1, whose translation MNELLKNPIFATHAVVAAGSATLATAISYPLDSLKVLVQVGSGSSKQLTGADVLNRVRTLSGSSGLYSGVGWLILGRSLGLGARFGVYEIMTAFYKDGREDKYVYASEALLAGIASGAVESLVSSPFELIKLRAQVTSASRIPSSTSVVEKAIISPSMAKLLPGYSQNIRVLNNTVGLLTTLPTKHPNLVTALKDYPWMMTGSGRPPSVSDVKRPLEIISLEGWGALWRGMRAGLARDCVFGGIFFSTWQILHQAMLEWKAVGMNPPPRFDEEVGPLSPLAVSLAAGFSGSLAAAASHCFDTARSRSQCIVLPKFVSMERRFLKFQLPGKRFERWTGIHPADRNILYRGLGLRMARSGIASFVVVGGYLFAIDRLLPK comes from the exons ATGAACGAACTTTTGAAGAATCCAATATTTGCAACACATGCAGTTGTTGCTGCAGGATCTGCTACATTAGCCACTGCTATCAGTTACCCTCTAGATAGTCTTAAGGTCCTTGTACAG GTGGGATCAGGTAGCAGTAAACAACTCACTGGTGCTGATGTTCTCAATAGGGTTAGAACTTTGTCAGGAAGTTCAG GCTTGTATAGTGGTGTGGGGTGGTTGATACTTGGAAGATCATTGGGTTTGGGAGCTCGCTTTGGCGTTTATGAAATAATGACAGCTTTTTACAAAG ATGGCCGAGAAGACAAGTATGTCTATGCCTCTGAGGCTCTGTTGGCAGGAATTGCTTCTGGAGCAGTGGAATCACTTGTAAGTTCTCCGTTTGAACTTATTAAACTCCGTGCTCAGGTTACTTCTGCCTCCCGAATTCCCAGCTCCACATCAGTTGTCGAAAAGGCCATCATTTCACCTTCAATGGCAAAGTTGCTACCGGGATATTCCCAGAACATTAGGGTATTGAACAACACAGTTGGTCTTTTGACCACCCTGCCCACCAAACATCCCAATTTGGTTACTGCCCTGAAAGATTATCCATGGATGATGACAGGGTCTGGTAGACCCCCATCTGTGTCTGATGTTAAGAGGCCATTAGAGATCATATCTTTGGAAGGATGGGGTGCTCTCTGGAGAGGTATGAGAGCTGGACTTGCTCGAGATTGTGTGTTTGGTGGTATATTCTTTTCAACATGGCAAATCCTACATCAAGCAATGCTTGAATGGAAAGCAGTTGGAATGAATCCCCCACCTAG ATTTGATGAAGAAGTTGGTCCATTGTCCCCTTTAGCTGTTAGTCTTGCAGCTGGATTCTCTGGTTCACTTGCTGCTGCTGCTTCTCATTGTTTTGATACTGCCAGGTCTCGTTCACAATGCATTGTGCTGCCCAAG TTTGTATCCATGGAGAGAAGGTTTCTCAAATTTCAACTGCCCGGGAAGAGATTTGAGAGATGGACCGGGATTCATCCTGCAGATAGAAACATCTTATATCGTGGCTTGGGATTGCGGATGGCACGGAGCGGAATTGCTTCCTTTGTTGTTGTAGGTGGTTATCTTTTTGCAATTGACAGACTGCTCCCTAAGTGA